A segment of the Nostoc sp. TCL26-01 genome:
CTAACCGTACTCTTGTCAAACTAGGAATATTGCTTGATTGATGCTTTTTGTGGTCAAAAAACTCGTTCAATTCATCTAAAATTACTTGCAAACGTTTAATAATATTTTCATGGCGATATTCAGCCATAAATTCTGCTGATAAATTAAGTGGCGTGAAAGAACTTATGACCTTAAGAATACGTTGCTCATCGTATTCTCTAGAATATCCAGCAATTTTATAGCAGTTAAATCCTGGATCTAAATAATCTGCAAGTCCACCATTCACGCTGGAAAAAACCTGACAACCACAAGCTAGAGCTTCCATTGGCTGTAATCCAAAACCTTCACTCACATTTTGTTGCGCCCAGTATTCAGCAGAGTCATAAAGATAAACCTTGGCGCGATTAAATAAACCAGGTAAATCTTCAATATAGGAATTAACTACCTCTACTTTACATTTTTCTTGTAAAACCGGAATGAGTTGTTTTAATAAATACTCAGAAGATTTTCTCACCTGCACCAAAACATCTATATCCCTTTCTAAATATAAATTTTTAAATTCCTGACTAATTTCATTAGGCAAATAATAAATCAAGTTATCCGGTGATTTTTGTCCCCAATATCCCATTGTATTACGACTCACAGTAATGATCGGAATACTTGCAGGTAAATCAAATTTATAACCTGCACTGTGAGCATGATAAACAACATTATATGGCTGGAGTTTTGCAGCTAATTTAGCTATATCAAAACCCCAACTAATCACAAAAATCACATCATCTAAATTTGGCTCTTGCAGCAAATCATCTAGAAACAACTTACCCTGTTCTCTTTGACGGTAAGTCACCACATCAGCAGCACAGATTTGTTGTGCCAGTTGCCATGTTTTTAACTCCGCCCACAAACCACCACAGGCAAATTTGCCATCAGTCCCAGGCACTAAAAAGTATAATTTTCGCATCGAAAAAAATGATGAAATGAGAATAACTGTTGACCAATGACTAATGACTAATTATCCTCCCGCCAGTTTACCTTGACAAAATGACCTTGGCGACCCCAAACATCACGAGAAAGTGTAATATTTTCCACTACTAGATTAAAGGGAATCGAAGTAGTGACATATCGCTGGGCAATTAAACCTAAATCGGGTGCAAGTTCAGATGCTGTTGTAGCTGCCAAACCTAAGCCAATTAATTGCTCAATGGGGCGAAACGGCAGCATAAGATGTACACCTATAGCAAGCCCTGCTGTCAATAACATAGCCACTGATAAATTCGTCCCGCAACGGGGATGTACAGCTAAATCCCATTCACCACTTTTCAAGCGGTGGAGAGCAAGGGCAACTGCACGCCGCAAATCACTGATGTTGACTTCCCCATATAGGTAAAATCCTTGGTCAGTAGACAAGCCACCTAGTAATTCATTATCCAGTTGAACTGTGCTGGGTTTGATTTTAGGGGTTTGCAGGTTTCTAGTTTCACTCAAAACCCAAACTGTAGCGTGTTCCAGAGCATGAACTTGCCTTACCATCAAAATTTCTTTCAACCCTGGGATAAAAGATAACTGCTTGAGTAAGTCAGCATCTTGGGTTGGTTGAGGCGTTATCCAATCGAAATTTAAGAAATCAAGGGGAGACGAACTACCTTGAGCTGAAGCAGAGGTATTCATAACAACACTGCTCCTCAAGCTGATGGAGCAATAGAGATTTCTTACAAATGTAGCGCTTGTCGCTAGGGATTGTTGCTAATTTTTGTTGATGATTTCTCAAATATTTAGGGAGTAGTGAGTGCTGAGTGCTGAGTTATGAGTGCTGAGTGAGAGAGTGAGTTAAGAAGTTTTTCTCCCCCGCTCCCCTGCTTCTCTACTCCCTGCCTGTTAATGAAGATGTTACAAAAACCAGCCGTAAGAATGTAAACCCTTACCCAAAAGATTGACACCAAGATAGCAAATCCAGACAACAACAAAGCCACTAGCTGCTAAAATTGCGGGACGGCGGCCTTGCCAACCACGAGTAATTCTCGCGTGGAGGTAGGCGGCAAAGACCAACCAAGTAATCAAAGCCCAAGTCTCCTTGGGGTCCCAACTCCAGTAAGAACCCCAAGCTTCATTTGCCCAAACTGCACCCGCAATAATGCCAATTGTCAGCAGAGGAAATCCTAGCCCAATAATCCGATAGCTAATATTGTCTAAGGTTTCAGCAAGGCTGAGACGTTGGGGTGAAAGGGGTTCAGCCGATGTCAAAGTGGGAGACTCAGAAGTAGCAGCTAAATTTAATACAGCAGTGTTACTATTACCGTTGTTTTGGCTTTCTAACCGAGCAAAGCCGTTATTTTCCACAGGTGATGTTGCTGGTTGTGTAACTAATTCTCCGGCCTTGAGTAAGCGGTAGCCGTTACTACGATAGCCACCGTTACCGAAAGAACTGCCTTGCAGTTGAATATTTTTACCGCGAGTAACTATCAAAAATGCGATCGCCAACAAAGCACCCACCATCAATGCTGCATAACTTAACATCATCACACTAACGTGCATCATCAGCCAATTTGACTTAAGTGCCGGGACTAAAGGCTCAGATAACTGCATCTCTGACGGCAAAGTCAAAGTAGCAAAAGCCACAATACTCATAGCCACAGGTGCAGTAAAAACCCCTACTAAGCGACTACGGCTAGAATTTTCCGCAATTAGATGAACAGTAGTAATTCCCCAAGATAAAAAGAACAGCGATTCATACAAATTACTCAAGGGAAAATACCCAGCCTCAATCCAGCGCGCCCCCAGAAGGGTAGCTATGCACAAATTGGCGATCGCCATCCCAGCTGTTCCCAAAGCATTCATGACTGCTAAACTGGGAAACGCTGCTCCTACCCAATACACCAGCATAGTCAGGAATAACACAGCAAAGGAAGCATTATCTAACCAGTTCTGGAGCAAAACCAGATTCATAAAGTGTTCTCCGCAATGGATTTTAAAAAATCATTCATTCTTACTTCTTTGATCCTATCTGCTCTGGGGAATGCAAAATGCAAAATTCACAATTAAAGAAAAAGATCAGGAAGACAAGGGAGTAATGAGCATAGCTCTCTCAAGATGACATGAACATCCTATTTGTTGCTTTTTCTCTCTGTGCCTTTGTGTCTCCGTGGTTAGATAAGTTATTTTGTACCACAGAGACACGTTCGCAAAGCGTCTCGCAGAGAAGGCACAGAGGAATTTTTCACTAAGTAAAGGAGATAACAAAACTCTTTACTCGGCAATCACTTTGATTTCTTGAGTGTCAAAAAAATATCATAACGACTACTGCGGTTATCACTGACTGCTGCTGTCACACCGATGGAACGTGTCGCATCTAATAAAGTTTGTTGTTGAGGTATGAGTCTTGGTAAGGGGAAATTTTTCGCTGTCTGTTCTACATCTAGATAGAATTGTCCGTTCGTGGGATTGGGTTCTGTTGGTACTGTCTGTTGAAATGCCAAATTATCAGCAAGTGGATTGTGCGGTTTAGGCAAAATTTTATCAGTGATGGGCGCACCGATCGCTAAGAAAGCCACATCTCCATCTAACCAACCATGAATTGCTGTACGTGTACCAAAAGGGCTAATCCAGTTGACAACAGGTTTTCCGGCGACTGTTGCTGATTGGATTTGGAACTGATATTGATTTTTCATCACATCATCTAGCTTTCTGATAGCTGCTTTCGCCTTTTGAGTATCGTTGGCTTGAATCATGAACACTAAAGCTAAACGAAAATCTTCTGTGGAACCCGGTTTGGGAGTACCTGGAATCAGTGAGACGGCAAACTCACCTCTCATCCAACTGAGTAAATCTCTTTCTAAATCTAAATTTATTAAAGATTTTACTCCACTCCGCATTTGTTCTGGTGTGATGGGCGCGAGGGGGTTGCCTTGAGATGTTAAAACGTAGTCACTCCATAACTGTTGTAAATCACCACCAGATAGCATCATGATAGTTTCTGCTGGTATGCGATTCTGCATATTTCCCGCGTTGTTTTCGACTGTGAGTACACGTTGACTACGGGGGTTGAGCCAAGAAACTCCTTTGATCCTCACCCCAGTTGACTCTAACGTCACGGTTCCCGCTAAACCCTGGTTATTTTGCAGTTGTGCTAGAACTTGCGCTGGTAAGCGACGATTTGGTGCAACGGCGGCAATTTTGGCAGCGTTGGGTATATTGACATAAAACTGCGCTAGAGGCTGATAACTAGCAATTTTCGGGAAATTATCAGCAAAACCCCCAGTAGTTGCTAAGGATGTCTTATTTTTATAGGCATCAATTGCCCGTTCTGTTACTTGAGTATTATCAGTAATTACCAGGAAACGTTCATCTATGAAAGCGGCTGAGATGTTTTCTCCAGTTTGTCCTTCACTTTGTTGAATTGTGATCCCTTGATAAGTCTTACTGCTCCATTTAGTTGCATTCGGTGTTTTTGGTTGGGATAAGATACTTTTAGCCTTATTGGCATCTTTCACTGGTAAAACCATGACTATTGACTGCTGGTTAGTTCTACTATTTCCATTAGTCGATACTGGTTTAGGTGCAGATTGGCGGATCTCAGGAGCTAAGATAGCGATCGTAACTTCATCGCCTACCCAAGGTTGAATATCTTTCTCGAAATTGTAACCGTTGCTGGTGAGAAAGCGATCGCGCAACTGCTGCAAATTTTGATTGAGAATCAATTGGGTATCTTTCGTCCCAAATTCTTGTAACTGCTGCCACTGTTGAGGATCTGTCGTCAGAGAAACAGCCAATAAAGCATCTTGAGGAATGATATTAGCCCCAACTAACAAGTTTCTAGAAAATAATTGTTCTTGGTTCAACAACCAATATGCTGCTGCGCCACCACTAATCAACAACCCAGCAGCCGAGAGTGTCAGCACTAAGGACGGTTTCTTTCTTTTCTTCATGGGAACAGACAAAATAGGTGGTGTCATCAAAACCTACACCTCATAATGGCAAATTCACTACTGTCTTGAATGACGATAGTTAAGCCGTATAGTTAATAAATTATTCATCTCAAAAATTTTCCTATACTTTGCCATCATCAGGACTCAGTTGCATCGCTCCCAAGTATTTAGTTAAGTAAGGTGAAAAAACTTCATAGATTAAAGTTAAAGGTTGCCCATGATGCCAAAATAGGTAATGGCGACCCCAAAAAGGCCCTTTAACACCAAACCCTGATTCCAAAGCATCCGAGTATCCACAATAGATTCCCCGCACATCTCTATACAACTCTGTACGGAGACGTGCCAGACTAGCCCAAATCGGTAATGAACGATTCTGCAAATACTCATCTACATGACTCGCTTCCCACCATGATGTAGCATAGGCTAATCGCTGACCTGATGCAGTACGTAGCCAGACTTGCCGCCTGAGTCTTGGTTCGGGAACAGATTGAATTAAATCCGGCGCACCATCCAAGTCTGTACCAATCAAGGACATATCAATTACATCTACTTCTGTGGGTTCACCTGTGAGTAATTCCAAATGTCTCGTGGGCGAACCATCGCCTAAAAGCATCAGTTGCCAAGCCGGAGCCAACTGGGTATGAGGCAAACTTTGTCTGATTACTTCTTCCCCACCTTGCCAAATCGGGGTGAGGCGATGCCACGCTGCTGGCAGTGTTGAGTTGTTGCTTGGAGTAAAAGTTGCAGTCAATGTTCTTTACAAAAGTTCACTTACTTCTATAAAAGCACAAAAACTTGGAATTAAGTCCATAGTCAAAGGTCAATAGTCAACTTTGAGTTGTTGAACTACTGACCTTTTAAAAGTGACTATGGTCACTAAAAAATGCGGATGGCGAGACTCGAACTCGCAAGGCAAAGCCACACGCACCTCAAGCGTGCGCGTATACCAATTCCGCCACATCCGCACGAGTTGTACGATTAGTAATTATAACACAAAAACTATAAGAAGATAAAGGTAAAATTGAATTTGCCAAAATTTTCGGGTGTGTCCAAAAATTTCTCCAAGGAAGATACCAGACTGACAGAAATGTAGTAGCGCTACAAGTGATATTACAAGAGAGGGTGTAGGGGTTTAACAGTTATCAGTTTTAAGTCCCTGATAACTGATAACTGTTCACTGTTCACTGATTTAAAGATAAGCCTGGGGTATCTCCTGTCATAATTTGGATAAAGCGATGCTTACACGCTGTTGCAACTTGGATGGGAGACAATTTCTATCTACTGGTACTGATATCGAAAGCTAGAAAATGAAGTTTGACAAAATATTAATTGCTAATCGGGGAGAAATCGCGCTGCGCATTCTCCGCGCCTGTGAAGAAATGGGGATTGCGACGATCGCAGTTCACTCGACTGTTGACCGGAATGCTCTTCACGTCCAACTTGCTGACGAAGCGGTTTGTATTGGCGAACCTGCTAGCGGTAAAAGTTATTTGAATATTCCCAATATTATTGCCGCCGCTTTAACACGCAATGCTAGTGCCATTCATCCTGGTTATGGCTTTTTGGCAGAAAATGCCAAATTTGCCGAAATATGTGCAGATCATCACATTGCCTTTATTGGCCCGACCCCAGAAGCAATTCGGCTGATGGGGGATAAATCCACGGCAAAGGAAACCATGCAAAAGGCTGGTGTACCCACAGTACCAGGTAGTGATGGCTTGGTAGA
Coding sequences within it:
- a CDS encoding DUF3352 domain-containing protein, which gives rise to MTPPILSVPMKKRKKPSLVLTLSAAGLLISGGAAAYWLLNQEQLFSRNLLVGANIIPQDALLAVSLTTDPQQWQQLQEFGTKDTQLILNQNLQQLRDRFLTSNGYNFEKDIQPWVGDEVTIAILAPEIRQSAPKPVSTNGNSRTNQQSIVMVLPVKDANKAKSILSQPKTPNATKWSSKTYQGITIQQSEGQTGENISAAFIDERFLVITDNTQVTERAIDAYKNKTSLATTGGFADNFPKIASYQPLAQFYVNIPNAAKIAAVAPNRRLPAQVLAQLQNNQGLAGTVTLESTGVRIKGVSWLNPRSQRVLTVENNAGNMQNRIPAETIMMLSGGDLQQLWSDYVLTSQGNPLAPITPEQMRSGVKSLINLDLERDLLSWMRGEFAVSLIPGTPKPGSTEDFRLALVFMIQANDTQKAKAAIRKLDDVMKNQYQFQIQSATVAGKPVVNWISPFGTRTAIHGWLDGDVAFLAIGAPITDKILPKPHNPLADNLAFQQTVPTEPNPTNGQFYLDVEQTAKNFPLPRLIPQQQTLLDATRSIGVTAAVSDNRSSRYDIFLTLKKSK
- the ccsB gene encoding c-type cytochrome biogenesis protein CcsB; this encodes MNLVLLQNWLDNASFAVLFLTMLVYWVGAAFPSLAVMNALGTAGMAIANLCIATLLGARWIEAGYFPLSNLYESLFFLSWGITTVHLIAENSSRSRLVGVFTAPVAMSIVAFATLTLPSEMQLSEPLVPALKSNWLMMHVSVMMLSYAALMVGALLAIAFLIVTRGKNIQLQGSSFGNGGYRSNGYRLLKAGELVTQPATSPVENNGFARLESQNNGNSNTAVLNLAATSESPTLTSAEPLSPQRLSLAETLDNISYRIIGLGFPLLTIGIIAGAVWANEAWGSYWSWDPKETWALITWLVFAAYLHARITRGWQGRRPAILAASGFVVVWICYLGVNLLGKGLHSYGWFL
- a CDS encoding glycosyltransferase, with amino-acid sequence MRKLYFLVPGTDGKFACGGLWAELKTWQLAQQICAADVVTYRQREQGKLFLDDLLQEPNLDDVIFVISWGFDIAKLAAKLQPYNVVYHAHSAGYKFDLPASIPIITVSRNTMGYWGQKSPDNLIYYLPNEISQEFKNLYLERDIDVLVQVRKSSEYLLKQLIPVLQEKCKVEVVNSYIEDLPGLFNRAKVYLYDSAEYWAQQNVSEGFGLQPMEALACGCQVFSSVNGGLADYLDPGFNCYKIAGYSREYDEQRILKVISSFTPLNLSAEFMAEYRHENIIKRLQVILDELNEFFDHKKHQSSNIPSLTRVRLAKLFMQRIYSKLQKKYFHDL
- a CDS encoding chorismate lyase, encoding MTATFTPSNNSTLPAAWHRLTPIWQGGEEVIRQSLPHTQLAPAWQLMLLGDGSPTRHLELLTGEPTEVDVIDMSLIGTDLDGAPDLIQSVPEPRLRRQVWLRTASGQRLAYATSWWEASHVDEYLQNRSLPIWASLARLRTELYRDVRGIYCGYSDALESGFGVKGPFWGRHYLFWHHGQPLTLIYEVFSPYLTKYLGAMQLSPDDGKV
- a CDS encoding DUF6391 domain-containing protein; the protein is MNTSASAQGSSSPLDFLNFDWITPQPTQDADLLKQLSFIPGLKEILMVRQVHALEHATVWVLSETRNLQTPKIKPSTVQLDNELLGGLSTDQGFYLYGEVNISDLRRAVALALHRLKSGEWDLAVHPRCGTNLSVAMLLTAGLAIGVHLMLPFRPIEQLIGLGLAATTASELAPDLGLIAQRYVTTSIPFNLVVENITLSRDVWGRQGHFVKVNWREDN